The DNA sequence GGGCGTGACAGGCAGCATGTTCATCTGCACCTGACGCCCGGCATCCTGATCTTCCTGCAATAAATGCAGACTGGCTTGCAGGTCGCGGTTGGCGGTTTCCAACTGCTCACGGTAGCGCCGGTTCTCCATGCGCAACCGTGATCGATCAAGTGCTCGACGCACCGAGTGCTCGAGCATCGCCAAGTCTTCAAGGGGCTTGATCAGGTAATCGGCCGCACCCAGACGCAGGGCTTCAACGGCATCGCTCATCACGCCGGCGCCAGACACTACGATGACTGGCAGATCGGCCTGGCGTTCGCTGATCTGGCGGATCAGCTCCAGACCGTCCATCTGCGGCATGCGCAGATCGCAGATCACCAGATCCGGCTGTTCGACCTCGAACAGCTCCATGCCCACCGGCCCGCTAGGTGCCTGCAGGACGTTGAAACCGCTGTCATCCAGATAGGCGGCCAGGCTGGCTCGTACCACATCGTCGTCATCTATGATCAGCAGCGTCGCGCTTGGGTTGTGCATGTTCCTACCAGGCGGTATCGCCAGGATGATTGGCGAAAGCATCGGCCCCCGCGCGAACGCTGGGGCAAGGGATCTTTTCAAGGCGCAGACGGTACTCCCATACGATCCGCGTTTCAAGCCAGGCGCCGCCGCCCCGCCTGTGCTTTACAGCCTTAATTAACGGGCGTTATAAGAACTGACGCAACCAAAACTCAGAGGACGAAAAATGAGCCAGAGTGATCGGGACTACAGCGAAAAACGCGACTTCATCCGCATGCAAATAGAGACGGCGATCACCCTTATCCATAACGGCCAGCGCTACGACGCGATCTGCATGGACCTTTCGAGCACAGGTATGCAGGTGCTGGCCGCGACGAGCCTGCAAATGGGCGACAAGGTACGGGTGAATATCCCCTCGGAGCACGATCAGCTGGAGGGACTGGAGGCGGACACCGAAGTAGTACGAGTTGGCACGCATGAAGATGGACGGCAGAGCCTTGGCTTGGCCATCCTGTCGATGAGCTAAAAGGCACTCGGCGCTGAACAGCGCCGGGGGTCTGCGAACGCCACGTCATCCCCGTGGCGTCGCCGACAGCCATCAGAAGTCGTCTTCGACCTGCCCGTCCTGTGTGCGGAACTCGCGGTTCTGCAGATAGGCATTGCGAACGAAGATGTACTTATCACCGGTGATCATCTTCTCGGCCGAGAGCAGACCGGCGCGCAGGTCGACCACATTCACCGCTCGCGTCACGTTGCGGGTCGGTACATGGTCCATGTGGGGATAAGGCTGCAGGAAGGCATCAGGCACACGCCCTGCCGCGTCGCGCACGGTGCTCGGCCCGAGCAGCGGCAATACGACATAAGGTCCACTGCCAAGTCCCCAGGCACCCAGAGTCTGGCCGAAATCTTCGTCGTTCTTCTGCAGGCCCATGCGGGTCGCCACATCGAAGAAGCCCAGCACGCCAAAGGTGGTATTGAACAGGATGCGGCTCGTGTCGATGCCGGCATCGTGAACCTTGCCCTGCAGCAGATCGTTAGTCAGCACCACGACATCGCCCAGGTTGCTGAACACGTTACCTATGCCGTCTTCGAGGAAATTAGGCGTGACTTTCTGGTAACCCTGCGCGAGCGGTTTGAGCGTGTAGGTATCGAGCTTGTCGTTGAAGTTGAACACCACCCTGTTCACGCCTTCCCAGGGATCCTCCTCGGCGGCCTGCAACGAAGACGCGCCAAATATCGTCAGCGCTGCGACGAGCGTGACCCTGACATATCCGATCCAATCCTTGCCGATCATTTGCATCGCGGCCTTCCCCTTATCCCGAATGGTGGCGTGCCCAACAAAGCGCAACAGTATAAATCCATTCTGGAGATTGCGGCAGCGAACAGACATGCGGCTGCGAGCGAACTTCGCTGCACGACTCGCCCTCCAAGGAGGACAAGCCCGGGCCGCTGGCTTACTCCATCTT is a window from the Pseudomonas sp. MTM4 genome containing:
- a CDS encoding PilZ domain-containing protein, whose translation is MSQSDRDYSEKRDFIRMQIETAITLIHNGQRYDAICMDLSSTGMQVLAATSLQMGDKVRVNIPSEHDQLEGLEADTEVVRVGTHEDGRQSLGLAILSMS
- a CDS encoding VacJ family lipoprotein, translated to MQMIGKDWIGYVRVTLVAALTIFGASSLQAAEEDPWEGVNRVVFNFNDKLDTYTLKPLAQGYQKVTPNFLEDGIGNVFSNLGDVVVLTNDLLQGKVHDAGIDTSRILFNTTFGVLGFFDVATRMGLQKNDEDFGQTLGAWGLGSGPYVVLPLLGPSTVRDAAGRVPDAFLQPYPHMDHVPTRNVTRAVNVVDLRAGLLSAEKMITGDKYIFVRNAYLQNREFRTQDGQVEDDF